The following are encoded in a window of Brachyhypopomus gauderio isolate BG-103 chromosome 18, BGAUD_0.2, whole genome shotgun sequence genomic DNA:
- the epdl2 gene encoding ependymin has product MRTIILLTLGLSALAGARAQTPHRCKSPPYLEGKLTVMYPEEKTMIFEQMYYDAFEQRIRVIAAEKDPNQTQYIDRLMLFREMIYYEISYQNQSCVKRPLGLDFTPIEIPHDAQHTAQIVLGTLSAPGQGVLVNTWVGSMPEAHANYSMTVTEFGCIPITFLYHVEKFGYIIASYYDIVVGIENPEVFVPPPFCADAKLEEQSDGRVADFFTALL; this is encoded by the exons ATGCGGACCATCATTCTGCTCACACTCGGCCTGAGCGCGCTGGCCGGCGCTCGCGCTCAGACGCCACACCGCTGCA AGTCCCCACCATATCTTGAAGGAAAGTTAACTGTG atgtaTCCTGAAGAGAAGACGATGATATTTGAGCAGATGTACTATGACGCATTTGAACAGAGGATCCGTGTCATTGCGGCTGAAAAGGACCCCAACCAGACTCAGTATATAGACAGACTAATGCTCTTCAGAGAG ATGATCTACTATGAGATCAGTTACCAAAACCAAAGTTGTGTGAAGAGGCCTCTCGGCTTGGACTTCACTCCTATTGAGATTCCCCATGATGCCCAGCACACAGCCCAGATCGTCTTGGGAACCCTGTCTGCGCCTGGACAGGGCGTGCTGGTCAACACCTGGGTGGGGTCAATGCCTGAGGCTCATG CCAATTACTCGATGACCGTCACGGAGTTTGGCTGCATCCCCATCACCTTCCTCTATCATGTTGAGAAATTCGGATACATTATTGCAAG CTACTATGACATTGTCGTCGGTATAGAGAATCCCGAAGTCTTCGTCCCCCCGCCGTTCTGCGCCGACGCTAAACTGGAGGAGCAGAGCGATGGCCGAGTGGCAGACTTCTTCACCGCTCTGCTCTGA
- the cldn2 gene encoding claudin-2, with protein MATIALEIMGFFLGILGMIGNLVATLLPYWEISAHIGSNIVTAVDSMKGLWMECVHQSTGAFQCETYNTILGLRADMQAARAMMVISVIFSIMACLVSSVGMQCTVCMDGSAAKTKVAGVGGGFFLAAGLLSLIPVSWKTHEVVQNFYYFNVPDSLKFEIGSCLYVGLASSILSLIGGGLLSTSCCDDPDGSRRFRRHAGGYPYPDRTGTSGVARGGSHSMPHRPTGITLNPTNKNQTLASQISTSSHSTTAAQGSRKPARQNPTASYDVTGYV; from the coding sequence ATGGCCACCATTGCACTAGAGATTATGGGCTTTTTCCTGGGCATTCTGGGTATGATTGGGAACTTGGTGGCAACCCTGCTGCCCTACTGGGAAATCTCTGCCCACATCGGCTCCAACATCGTCACCGCCGTGGACAGCATGAAGGGCCTGTGGATGGAATGTGTCCACCAGAGCACCGGTGCCTTCCAGTGCGAGACCTACAACACCATCCTGGGCCTGCGGGCCGACATGCAGGCGGCCCGGGCCATGATGGTCATCTCCGTCATCTTCTCCATCATGGCCTGTCTCGTGTCTAGTGTGGGGATGCAGTGCACCGTGTGCATGGACGGATCCGCGGCCAAGACCAAGGTGGCCGGAGTCGGGGGGGGCTTCTTCCTGGCGGCTGGCCTCCTGTCTCTCATCCCTGTGTCTTGGAAGACCCATGAGGTGGTGCAGAACTTCTATTACTTTAATGTGCCCGACAGCCTCAAGTTTGAGATTGGCAGCTGCTTGTACGTAGGCCTGGCTTCCTCCATCTTGTCCCTGATAGGGGGAGGTCTGCTGAGCACGTCCTGCTGCGATGACCCGGATGGGAGTCGGCGTTTCAGGCGCCATGCCGGAGGTTACCCCTACCCCGACCGCACGGGCACCAGCGGTGTAGCCCGTGGGGGTTCTCACTCCATGCCCCACCGCCCGACTGGCATCACCCTGAACCCAACGAACAAGAACCAGACCCTGGCCAGCCAGATCAGCACCAGTAGCCACTCCACCACTGCTGCTCAGGGCTCGAGGAAACCAGCACGGCAGAATCCGACAGCCAGCTACGACGTTACCGGATACGTCTGA
- the rbm41 gene encoding RNA-binding protein 41 isoform X1 codes for MKRVARRACDDGPVPEEQETEGQRQLHSLLLQQLHTDVDIDRCVAKKKCFAPATVYKPFGEQAAGVRSLTQFQALQDGEQELAGLRELGLTDAEIQLWRSKDRPESGKGQGVRVAPEARDERLRVIEDKMAARAELLARPQRFSASRALSRREMEIERALFHGNDRCSFLTALYHQEEDSQNGQQGATSCNPVDTLYRDLLKDQPKDSDTLVVSHEAVPSNRPDLSNTDIIHHHSTLKGTEPDQSRSEDTMSSSHILQPAIGKNSQTHSLNQGKCSGLAASQKIAVNQPIGHLTAFPGQHQESPVAVSGRIEEISDDEIATNRETEEGIRRISRFRNYQRGEPSNVLCVKNMTPRATLAQLVSLFSRFQQRDAQPVLYRLLTGRLKGQAFITFSDIETAGMALERLNGYRLLDKPLVIEFGRERKAPNGGNCSGDSSAAAAHEPEDQELHKD; via the exons ATGAAGCG GGTTGCCCGTCGAGCTTGTGACGACGGCCCCGTCCCCGAGGAGCAGGAGACCGAGGGCCAGCGGCAGCTCCACAGCCTTCTTCTTCAGCAGCTCCACACGGACGTCGACATCGACCG ttgcgTAGCGAAAAAGAAATGTTTCGCCCCAGCTACGGTGTACAAGCCCTTCGGGGAACAAGCAGCAGGCGTGCGCAGCCTCACCCAGTTCCAGGCGCTGCAGGACGGGGAGCAGGAGCTGGCCGGCCTGCGAGAGCTGGGCCTCACCGACGCCGAGATCCAACTGTGGAGGAGCAAGGACCGGCCCGAGAGCGGGAAG GGACAGGGGGTGCGCGTCGCTCCGGAGGCACGGGACGAGCGGCTGCGGGTCATCGAGGACAAGATGGCGGCTCGGGCGGAGCTGCTCGCGCGCCCCCAGCGCTTCTCCGCTAGCCGGGCCCTTTCACGGCGGGAGATGGAGATCGAGAGGGCGCTCTTCCATGGCAACGACCGCTGTAGCTTCCTTACTGCCCTCTACCATCAAG AGGAAGATTCACAAaatggccagcagggggcaacGTCCTGTAACCCAGTGGATACATTATATAGAGACTTACTCAAAGACCAGCCGAAAGACTCTGATACGTTGGTGGTCTCCCATGAAGCAGTACCTTCAAATAGACCTGATTTGTCAAACACAGACATCATTCATCACCATTCAACTCTTAAAGGCACAGAACCTGATCAGTCACGTAGTGAAGACACTATGTCTTCTAGCCACATACTTCAGCCAGCCATTGGCAAGAACAGTCAGACGCACTCCCTAAATCAAGGGAAATGCAGCGGATTGGCCGCTTCACAGAAAATAGCAGTAAACCAGCCAATTGGACATCTGACTGCTTTTCCTGGGCAGCATCAGGAAAGTCCAGTGGCGGTCAGCGGTAGGATAGAGGAGATTTCGGATGATGAGATCGCAACCAATCGGGAGACGGAAGAGGGCATCAGGAGAATTTCACGCTTTCGCAACTACCAGCGTGGAGAGCCATCTAAT gtgctgtgtgtgaagAACATGACCCCTCGGGCCACTCTAGCCCAGCTGGTGTCCCTCTTCTCCAGGTTTCAGCAGAGGGACGCACAGCCAGTCCTGTACCGCCTGCTCACGGGAAGACTCAAGGGTCAGGCCTTCATCACGTTCTCTG ATATAGAAACTGCAGGAATGGCCTTGGAAAGGTTGAATGGGTACAGGCTGCTGGACAAGCCACTCGTGATTGAGTTTGGCCGAGAGAGGAAAGCTCCAAACGGCGGGAACTGTTCTGGGGACTCCAGTGCAGCCGCAGCACACGAGCCTGAAGATCAAGAACTCCACAAGGACTAA
- the rbm41 gene encoding RNA-binding protein 41 isoform X2, protein MKRVARRACDDGPVPEEQETEGQRQLHSLLLQQLHTDVDIDRCVAKKKCFAPATVYKPFGEQAAGVRSLTQFQALQDGEQELAGLRELGLTDAEIQLWRSKDRPESGKGQGVRVAPEARDERLRVIEDKMAARAELLARPQRFSASRALSRREMEIERALFHGNDRCSFLTALYHQEEDSQNGQQGATSCNPVDTLYRDLLKDQPKDSDTLVVSHEAVPSNRPDLSNTDIIHHHSTLKGTEPDQSRSEDTMSSSHILQPAIGKNSQTHSLNQGKCSGLAASQKIAVNQPIGHLTAFPGQHQESPVAVSGRIEEISDDEIATNRETEEGIRRISRFRNYQRGEPSNVLCVKNMTPRATLAQLVSLFSRFQQRDAQPVLYRLLTGRLKGQAFITFSGRRDIETAGMALERLNGYRLLDKPLVIEFGRERKAPNGGNCSGDSSAAAAHEPEDQELHKD, encoded by the exons ATGAAGCG GGTTGCCCGTCGAGCTTGTGACGACGGCCCCGTCCCCGAGGAGCAGGAGACCGAGGGCCAGCGGCAGCTCCACAGCCTTCTTCTTCAGCAGCTCCACACGGACGTCGACATCGACCG ttgcgTAGCGAAAAAGAAATGTTTCGCCCCAGCTACGGTGTACAAGCCCTTCGGGGAACAAGCAGCAGGCGTGCGCAGCCTCACCCAGTTCCAGGCGCTGCAGGACGGGGAGCAGGAGCTGGCCGGCCTGCGAGAGCTGGGCCTCACCGACGCCGAGATCCAACTGTGGAGGAGCAAGGACCGGCCCGAGAGCGGGAAG GGACAGGGGGTGCGCGTCGCTCCGGAGGCACGGGACGAGCGGCTGCGGGTCATCGAGGACAAGATGGCGGCTCGGGCGGAGCTGCTCGCGCGCCCCCAGCGCTTCTCCGCTAGCCGGGCCCTTTCACGGCGGGAGATGGAGATCGAGAGGGCGCTCTTCCATGGCAACGACCGCTGTAGCTTCCTTACTGCCCTCTACCATCAAG AGGAAGATTCACAAaatggccagcagggggcaacGTCCTGTAACCCAGTGGATACATTATATAGAGACTTACTCAAAGACCAGCCGAAAGACTCTGATACGTTGGTGGTCTCCCATGAAGCAGTACCTTCAAATAGACCTGATTTGTCAAACACAGACATCATTCATCACCATTCAACTCTTAAAGGCACAGAACCTGATCAGTCACGTAGTGAAGACACTATGTCTTCTAGCCACATACTTCAGCCAGCCATTGGCAAGAACAGTCAGACGCACTCCCTAAATCAAGGGAAATGCAGCGGATTGGCCGCTTCACAGAAAATAGCAGTAAACCAGCCAATTGGACATCTGACTGCTTTTCCTGGGCAGCATCAGGAAAGTCCAGTGGCGGTCAGCGGTAGGATAGAGGAGATTTCGGATGATGAGATCGCAACCAATCGGGAGACGGAAGAGGGCATCAGGAGAATTTCACGCTTTCGCAACTACCAGCGTGGAGAGCCATCTAAT gtgctgtgtgtgaagAACATGACCCCTCGGGCCACTCTAGCCCAGCTGGTGTCCCTCTTCTCCAGGTTTCAGCAGAGGGACGCACAGCCAGTCCTGTACCGCCTGCTCACGGGAAGACTCAAGGGTCAGGCCTTCATCACGTTCTCTGGTAGGAGAG ATATAGAAACTGCAGGAATGGCCTTGGAAAGGTTGAATGGGTACAGGCTGCTGGACAAGCCACTCGTGATTGAGTTTGGCCGAGAGAGGAAAGCTCCAAACGGCGGGAACTGTTCTGGGGACTCCAGTGCAGCCGCAGCACACGAGCCTGAAGATCAAGAACTCCACAAGGACTAA